The window AGAAAGGAAATGCCGTTTTAGGAAGCCTGCTCCTGGCAATGCTTCTTTCCGGCTGTCAAAAAGACATACCCCATTTGTTCGACGGTTACTATACCGCCGAGGCCGATGACTTTGACGAAAACGGCTGGAAGGAATTTGTGACGATTTATACCAACAATAACCAAATCGTAACGGTAGAGTATAACGCGATAAACGCCAGCGGTTTTATTAAATCCTGGGACATGGAATATATGCGCCTGATGAACAGGATAAGCGGTTCCTATCCCAATCAATATACCCGCTATTACGCAGTATCCCTGCTTAACCGGCAGGACCCGTCCAAGATCGACGCTATTTCGGGCGCCACCCATTCTTATTATTATTTCCAGAGCCTGGCTTGGGCAGCCATAGCCAAAGCCAGGGCGGGAGATAAACACGTTGCCCTTGTTGCGCTGCCCCCCCCGGACGGGAGATAGCCCATGGCATTATTTAAAAAAAGACAGGGGAAAAAAGAGCCGAGTGTCAGCAGCAGGATTGCATTTACTGCAGTGCTTGCGGCAGTGCTTCTCACCGTTGGCCTGGTATCTGTTATGACCGGTTTCATGAATTCCCTTACCGACACGATCCTGCTCCAGATGCTGCAAACCCTTGCCAGGACTGCGGCTCAGGATGTAGAAGGCAGTCTGCACACTCTGGCGGATCGTTTTTTCCTGATCCGCGACAATGCTGTTTTTACCGATCAAAACTCGACGGTGAAAGCAAAACAGGCGGTACTGGACAGTGTTACCTCGGGGATAGAATTTGTATGGCTGGGGCTCTACAGCACCGATGGCATTTTGCTGACCGGGAGCGAGAACAGCCCCCGCAGCATTGCCGGCCGGAGTATCGGCCCTTTAATTAACAGAACAATTAATCTGGTTATAGAAGATACCTCGGTGGGCAGCGATGGCCTCGAGATTGTCATGGGTGCGCCGGTGATGGATACCCGGCCTCCGTACAATGGCCGCGGCGTTCAGCGCTCTATTGCCTACTATCTTGTGGGCAGCTACCGTTATGATGTCCTGGGCGATGTGCTGAACAATATCAATATCGGCGCCGGGGGTACTGCATTTATCGTCAATGCCCAGGGGATCTTTATTGCGCACAAGGATCTGGGCAGGGTTTACAGCCGCGAGGCCCTGGCGCCTAACCTGGGTTCCAGCAATGCGGCCTGTGAACTGCTTTTATTGATGAACCTGGGGCAGACCGGATCTGTCTACCTGGATGCGCCTAGCGGCCAGATA is drawn from Leadbettera azotonutricia ZAS-9 and contains these coding sequences:
- a CDS encoding major membrane immunogen, encoding MTKKGNAVLGSLLLAMLLSGCQKDIPHLFDGYYTAEADDFDENGWKEFVTIYTNNNQIVTVEYNAINASGFIKSWDMEYMRLMNRISGSYPNQYTRYYAVSLLNRQDPSKIDAISGATHSYYYFQSLAWAAIAKARAGDKHVALVALPPPDGR